A genomic stretch from Syntrophales bacterium includes:
- a CDS encoding mechanosensitive ion channel, protein MESLWLKMEEWVAFYGLKVIAALVIFLVGRWIAQAIQALMTRVMTKRKVDPTIISFVGHLVYIALLTFFVIAALAQLGIQTTSFIAVIGAAGLAIGLALQGSLSNFAAGFLMIIFKPFKAGDYIEGGGAAGIVEKIEVFTTTLVTVDNKVIIVPNSKMMGDSIVNYSKKETRRVDLDFGVSHSDGIDRARACLREVVDGDARILKAPPTDILVKELAENRVVFQVRAWVKGTDYWGVYFDVIEAVKKRFEDQGFSVPYPRTDVHLYERRQV, encoded by the coding sequence ATGGAATCTCTGTGGCTCAAAATGGAGGAATGGGTTGCTTTTTATGGACTCAAGGTGATCGCCGCCCTCGTTATCTTCCTGGTCGGACGATGGATTGCGCAGGCAATCCAGGCATTGATGACACGGGTCATGACAAAGAGAAAGGTCGACCCGACCATCATCTCGTTCGTCGGTCACCTGGTGTACATTGCCCTGCTCACGTTCTTCGTGATTGCGGCACTGGCACAGCTCGGCATTCAGACAACGTCCTTCATCGCCGTTATCGGCGCCGCCGGACTGGCCATCGGGCTGGCCCTTCAGGGCTCCCTTTCGAATTTTGCCGCCGGCTTCCTCATGATCATCTTCAAACCGTTCAAGGCGGGTGATTACATCGAGGGCGGCGGAGCCGCCGGGATCGTCGAAAAGATCGAAGTGTTTACAACCACCCTCGTGACGGTGGACAATAAGGTGATCATCGTTCCAAATTCCAAGATGATGGGCGACAGCATCGTCAATTACTCGAAGAAGGAAACCCGCAGAGTGGACCTGGATTTCGGGGTGAGCCACAGCGATGGGATCGACCGGGCAAGGGCCTGTCTCCGGGAGGTGGTCGACGGCGACGCACGGATCCTCAAGGCCCCCCCCACAGACATTCTCGTCAAAGAACTGGCCGAGAACCGGGTCGTTTTCCAGGTGCGGGCGTGGGTGAAAGGGACCGACTACTGGGGTGTTTATTTCGATGTCATCGAGGCGGTGAAGAAGCGCTTTGAAGACCAGGGGTTCTCCGTTCCCTACCCGAGGACGGACGTGCATCTCTACGAACGTCGGCAGGTGTGA
- a CDS encoding response regulator yields the protein MKRCLIVDDQETNVYLLECLLKANGYSVESAIDGAEALEIAKHNPPDMIITDILMPVMDGYALCREWKANEALKHIPLIFYTATYTDPNDKTFALSLGADRFIVKPQEPEVLMRIIQEVLDNAYEAKQVAARPFGEEMEIFRQHNEILFKKLEKKMSDLEAANQQLQKLEERYRLTFHHVTDVIYTIDSDLRVSSVSPSVEKIWGYKPEDIVGRSVSDWVHMVSPESFQRVVDDIMRILRGETISSAIYDFVARDGTIRIGEVSGSPIIRDGRIIGLISVARDITERIRTGEALKVREKELENKTHDLEEAVTALKVLLKQREEDRTELEEQLVANLRELTLPYLQDLKESSRNEELRRKVDQIEKSLNEIASPFLRRLKSLYATLTPREIQIADLVKDGRTTKEIASILNTSVRAVEFHRDSLRRKCGLTNRRASLHSHLQTLA from the coding sequence ATGAAGCGATGCCTGATCGTTGACGATCAGGAAACGAACGTCTATCTGCTGGAGTGTCTCCTGAAGGCAAACGGCTACAGTGTGGAGTCCGCCATCGATGGGGCGGAAGCCTTGGAGATAGCAAAACACAACCCGCCGGACATGATCATTACGGACATCCTGATGCCGGTTATGGACGGCTATGCCCTGTGCCGAGAGTGGAAGGCGAACGAAGCGCTCAAGCACATTCCCCTGATCTTCTACACGGCCACCTACACGGACCCGAACGACAAGACCTTTGCCCTGAGTCTCGGGGCGGACCGGTTCATCGTCAAGCCTCAGGAGCCGGAAGTGTTGATGCGAATCATCCAAGAGGTGCTGGACAACGCTTATGAGGCAAAGCAGGTGGCGGCAAGGCCCTTTGGGGAGGAGATGGAGATCTTCCGTCAGCATAATGAAATCCTCTTCAAGAAGCTGGAAAAGAAGATGTCGGACCTGGAGGCCGCCAATCAGCAGCTGCAGAAGCTGGAGGAGAGATATCGCCTGACGTTTCATCACGTAACGGACGTCATTTACACGATAGACAGCGATCTTCGCGTCTCCAGTGTATCGCCTTCCGTCGAAAAAATATGGGGTTATAAACCGGAAGACATCGTGGGAAGATCCGTCTCCGATTGGGTCCACATGGTGTCCCCTGAATCTTTTCAACGGGTTGTTGACGATATCATGAGGATCTTGCGGGGTGAAACAATCTCATCCGCAATCTATGACTTTGTTGCCAGGGACGGGACGATCAGGATCGGCGAAGTCAGCGGATCCCCCATCATCCGGGACGGCAGAATCATCGGTTTGATTTCCGTGGCCCGTGACATCACGGAGCGGATCCGCACCGGGGAGGCGCTGAAGGTTCGGGAAAAAGAACTGGAGAACAAGACCCATGACCTGGAAGAGGCCGTCACGGCCCTGAAGGTTCTTCTGAAGCAGCGGGAAGAGGACCGGACGGAGTTGGAGGAACAGCTCGTAGCCAACCTGCGGGAACTGACTCTCCCGTACCTGCAGGATTTGAAGGAATCCTCCCGGAATGAAGAGCTTCGACGGAAGGTGGACCAGATTGAAAAAAGCCTGAACGAGATCGCCTCTCCCTTTCTCCGTCGCCTGAAATCCCTCTACGCTACGCTGACACCCCGGGAGATTCAGATTGCCGACCTCGTGAAGGACGGCCGCACGACCAAGGAAATTGCCAGCATCCTGAACACTTCCGTTCGAGCCGTGGAGTTCCACAGGGACAGTCTCCGCCGGAAATGCGGACTGACGAACCGGAGGGCAAGCCTCCATTCTCACCTGCAGACGCTTGCTTGA
- a CDS encoding MBL fold metallo-hydrolase, producing MQEIADHFYRITLPMPFRLQHVQIYALLHQGRLTLFDTGMNSPEAFAKLERSLADLGCSIRDVERIYITHHHTDHVGMAGRIRRESGAEILFSETSRLYIRENANQDRLVRVLRDFYAVHGLPEKALAMMSKLMAHFRNSQVPFDPDSCPALKENHSVYGRPVQVFQTPGHTRGHVVFFFPEEGILLSGDHVLPDITPNLSPDLFDREFRVLRSFLASLREISALPVKRVWPAHGEPFSNLTGRVEEILVHHEERKALVLASVRKGTRQAVSVSADLFGDDLPDFDQYLALNETYVHLVELMDEGLVAQSEKGSQLFYTAR from the coding sequence ATGCAGGAAATTGCCGACCATTTTTACCGCATCACGCTCCCCATGCCCTTCCGGCTGCAGCACGTCCAGATTTATGCGCTTCTTCACCAGGGACGGTTGACCCTGTTCGACACGGGAATGAACTCGCCCGAGGCCTTCGCGAAACTGGAGCGATCCCTGGCGGACCTGGGCTGCTCCATCCGGGATGTCGAGCGCATCTACATCACCCATCACCACACCGACCATGTGGGTATGGCGGGGCGGATTCGACGGGAATCGGGGGCGGAAATCCTCTTTTCCGAGACCAGCCGCCTCTACATCCGCGAAAACGCGAACCAGGACCGGCTCGTCCGGGTGCTCCGGGATTTCTATGCCGTCCACGGCCTGCCGGAGAAAGCCCTCGCCATGATGTCAAAGCTCATGGCGCACTTCCGCAATTCCCAGGTGCCCTTCGATCCGGATTCCTGCCCCGCCCTCAAGGAAAACCACTCGGTGTACGGACGGCCGGTGCAGGTCTTCCAGACACCGGGACATACCCGGGGACACGTGGTTTTCTTCTTCCCGGAGGAAGGCATTCTTCTGTCCGGGGACCACGTTCTGCCGGACATCACCCCCAACCTGAGCCCCGACCTCTTCGATCGCGAATTCCGGGTCCTGCGGAGTTTCCTGGCCTCGCTCCGGGAGATCTCGGCCCTGCCGGTCAAACGGGTCTGGCCTGCCCACGGGGAGCCCTTCAGCAACCTTACGGGGAGGGTCGAGGAGATCCTTGTCCACCACGAAGAACGAAAGGCCCTTGTCCTGGCTTCGGTCCGGAAGGGGACCCGGCAGGCCGTGTCGGTGTCGGCGGACCTGTTCGGCGACGACCTGCCGGACTTCGATCAGTACCTGGCGCTCAACGAGACGTATGTGCACCTGGTGGAGCTCATGGACGAGGGGCTGGTCGCACAGTCGGAAAAGGGGAGCCAGCTGTTCTACACGGCCCGCTGA
- a CDS encoding flavodoxin family protein has protein sequence MKVLVAYYSLSGNTEKVARAIFEAIEAEKEIKPVKEVQSTDGYDILFIGFPVQAHSVPEAAQPLIRNLKAGQKVAFFSTHGSLRGGQLARQAFEDALGLAAKATVLGHFGCRGKVDPRIIEMLLKKPEHKAWGEEARGADPHPDAADLADAKDFARKMMIKAL, from the coding sequence ATGAAGGTACTGGTTGCGTATTACTCCCTGAGCGGCAACACGGAAAAAGTGGCCCGGGCCATCTTCGAGGCCATCGAAGCAGAAAAAGAAATCAAGCCCGTCAAGGAAGTACAGAGCACCGACGGGTACGACATCCTGTTCATCGGCTTTCCCGTTCAGGCCCATAGTGTTCCGGAAGCCGCACAGCCACTGATCCGGAATCTCAAGGCGGGCCAGAAGGTGGCCTTCTTCTCCACGCACGGATCGCTTCGCGGCGGACAGCTGGCCCGGCAGGCCTTCGAGGACGCACTGGGGCTCGCGGCGAAGGCAACGGTCCTGGGCCATTTCGGCTGCCGGGGCAAGGTGGATCCCAGGATCATCGAGATGCTGCTGAAGAAGCCGGAGCACAAGGCCTGGGGCGAGGAAGCCAGGGGTGCCGATCCCCATCCCGATGCGGCGGACCTGGCGGACGCAAAGGATTTTGCCCGCAAGATGATGATCAAGGCCTTATAG
- the alaS gene encoding alanine--tRNA ligase has product MTAAEIRTKFLQYFAENGHAIVPSSSLIPKDDPTLLFTNSGMVQFKNCFLGLEDRGYTRAASSQKSVRAGGKHNDLENVGYTARHHTFFEMLGNFSFGDYFKKESIFWGWDFLTRVMGLPKEKLWITIYQQDDEAFEIWNKQMKVPAERIVRMGMESNFWMMGETGPCGPCSEILYDQGPSVGCGRPECSVECDCDRHLEIWNHVFTQFDRDKEGNFTPLPKPNIDTGMGLERLAAVVQGKMNNYDTDLFQPIIQFVANLCGKPYGSNPDSDVSLRVIADHSRAVTFLIGDGCLPSNEGRGYVLRRILRRAARHGKLLGLDKPFLNEIVPVIVNLMKDPYDDLVTKESYIRKVVINEEQRFITTLDSGLKILSDEVAALKKSGGTVVPGSVVFKLYDTFGFPVDLTADIVRKDGMTLDTEGFEEAMEAQREKARESWKGSGEQAVADVYKRLAVDGITTNFIGWEAVTEADSYVTAILKKDDRVDVLEEGENGEIFVAQTPFYGEKGGQIGDTGVIEGPGFLFEVWDTQTPVEDVLTHIGKLKKGRIRVGDEVTLKVDMETRRATEAHHSGTHVLNAALRAVLGDHVKQSGSLVNPERLRFDFTHFSRIEDEEMKRIEAIANDIIRGNHPVVTAVLPKEEAMKTGAAAVFDEKYGDQVRVVQMGDKSAELCGGTHVVRTGDIGLLKVVGESSVAAGVRRIEAVAGREAVKYVEQIEEELKKTAELLKAGHAEVSDRVEKILKHQRDLEKEIEALKGKLAAKDSADLMDRAREIKGVRVLAAQVDAPDVKTLRDFGDKVRDKLGSGIVLLGSRVSDKAMLLCMVTKDLAGKYHAGNIIKELAPVVGGSGGGRPDMAQAGGPKPENIGQALEKIDALL; this is encoded by the coding sequence ATGACGGCAGCCGAAATCCGGACGAAGTTTCTGCAATATTTCGCGGAGAACGGGCACGCCATCGTGCCCAGCTCGTCCCTGATTCCCAAGGACGATCCGACGCTCCTGTTTACCAACTCCGGGATGGTCCAGTTCAAGAACTGCTTCCTGGGACTGGAGGACCGGGGGTACACCCGGGCGGCCAGCTCCCAGAAGTCGGTCCGGGCGGGCGGCAAGCACAACGACCTCGAAAATGTCGGCTATACGGCCCGTCACCACACCTTCTTCGAGATGCTCGGCAACTTCTCATTCGGGGATTACTTCAAGAAGGAGTCCATCTTCTGGGGATGGGACTTCCTGACTCGCGTCATGGGACTCCCGAAGGAAAAGCTCTGGATCACCATCTACCAGCAGGACGACGAGGCCTTCGAGATCTGGAACAAGCAGATGAAGGTCCCGGCGGAGCGGATCGTCCGGATGGGAATGGAGAGCAACTTCTGGATGATGGGCGAGACCGGCCCCTGTGGGCCCTGCTCCGAGATCCTCTACGACCAGGGGCCCTCCGTCGGCTGCGGCCGCCCCGAGTGCAGTGTGGAATGCGACTGCGACCGCCACCTGGAGATCTGGAACCACGTCTTCACCCAGTTCGACCGGGACAAGGAGGGAAACTTCACGCCCCTGCCAAAGCCCAACATCGACACCGGGATGGGCCTGGAGCGCCTCGCTGCGGTCGTCCAGGGAAAGATGAACAACTACGACACGGACCTCTTCCAGCCGATCATCCAGTTCGTGGCGAACCTGTGCGGCAAGCCCTACGGCAGCAATCCAGACAGCGACGTCTCCCTGCGGGTCATCGCCGACCACAGCCGGGCCGTGACCTTCCTCATCGGCGACGGCTGCCTCCCCAGCAACGAGGGCCGGGGCTACGTCCTCCGGCGCATCCTCCGCCGGGCCGCCCGGCACGGCAAGCTCCTGGGGTTGGACAAGCCCTTCCTGAACGAGATCGTGCCGGTCATCGTGAACCTCATGAAGGATCCCTACGACGACCTGGTGACGAAGGAATCCTACATCCGCAAGGTCGTCATCAACGAGGAGCAGCGGTTCATCACCACCCTCGACTCGGGGCTGAAGATCCTGAGCGACGAGGTGGCGGCTCTCAAAAAGTCCGGCGGCACCGTCGTCCCCGGCTCGGTGGTCTTCAAGCTCTACGACACCTTCGGATTCCCCGTGGACCTGACGGCGGACATCGTCCGCAAGGACGGCATGACCCTGGACACGGAAGGCTTCGAAGAGGCCATGGAGGCCCAGCGGGAGAAGGCCCGGGAGTCCTGGAAGGGCAGCGGCGAGCAGGCGGTGGCGGACGTCTACAAGCGCCTTGCCGTCGATGGCATCACGACGAATTTCATCGGATGGGAGGCGGTCACCGAGGCGGACTCCTACGTGACGGCCATCCTGAAGAAGGACGACCGGGTCGACGTCCTGGAGGAGGGGGAGAACGGCGAGATCTTTGTGGCCCAGACACCCTTCTACGGCGAGAAGGGTGGACAGATCGGGGACACGGGCGTCATCGAAGGCCCGGGCTTTCTCTTCGAGGTGTGGGACACCCAGACCCCCGTGGAGGACGTCCTGACCCACATCGGCAAGCTGAAGAAGGGCCGGATCCGGGTGGGCGACGAGGTCACGCTCAAGGTGGACATGGAGACCCGGCGGGCCACGGAGGCCCACCACTCGGGGACCCACGTCCTGAACGCGGCCCTTCGGGCGGTCCTGGGCGACCACGTGAAGCAGTCGGGCTCGCTGGTGAACCCGGAGCGCCTCCGCTTCGACTTCACCCACTTCTCCCGCATCGAAGACGAGGAGATGAAGCGGATCGAGGCGATCGCCAACGACATCATCCGAGGCAACCACCCCGTCGTGACGGCGGTCCTCCCCAAGGAAGAGGCCATGAAGACAGGGGCGGCGGCGGTCTTCGACGAGAAGTACGGCGACCAGGTGCGGGTCGTACAGATGGGAGACAAGAGTGCTGAGCTCTGCGGCGGCACCCACGTCGTCCGGACAGGCGACATCGGACTCCTGAAGGTCGTCGGCGAGTCCTCCGTGGCCGCGGGCGTCCGGCGCATCGAGGCCGTGGCGGGCCGTGAGGCGGTGAAGTACGTCGAACAGATCGAGGAGGAGCTGAAGAAAACAGCGGAGCTCCTCAAGGCGGGCCACGCCGAGGTGTCCGACCGGGTGGAAAAGATCCTGAAGCACCAGCGGGACCTGGAAAAGGAGATTGAGGCCCTGAAGGGAAAGCTGGCGGCCAAGGACTCAGCGGACCTGATGGACCGGGCCCGGGAGATCAAGGGCGTCCGGGTCCTGGCGGCACAGGTGGACGCCCCGGATGTGAAGACCCTCCGGGATTTCGGAGACAAGGTCCGGGACAAGCTGGGATCGGGGATCGTGCTGCTGGGCAGCCGCGTAAGCGACAAGGCGATGCTCCTTTGCATGGTGACGAAGGACCTGGCCGGGAAGTACCACGCCGGGAACATCATCAAGGAGCTGGCCCCCGTCGTGGGAGGCAGCGGCGGCGGCCGGCCCGACATGGCCCAGGCGGGTGGTCCGAAGCCCGAGAACATCGGGCAGGCCCTGGAAAAGATCGACGCGCTGCTGTAA
- a CDS encoding RecX family transcriptional regulator: MTGEDPSYGKALQKAFRLLAARDRSEREIRMRLKAGEFDNGTVDRVVKRLYELGYLDDAAVARRWVRSMAAERLMSNRRIATRLIDRGLAQDVVRDALEEVRRELSEADAVRQILRRKETRAALRAGTKEREKIIRRLMGQGFPPEAVFDNIREIGSKEEDIP, from the coding sequence ATGACCGGAGAGGACCCGTCCTATGGGAAGGCCCTGCAGAAGGCCTTCCGTCTCCTTGCCGCTCGGGACCGGAGCGAGCGGGAGATCCGGATGCGCCTGAAAGCCGGGGAGTTCGATAACGGAACCGTTGACAGGGTCGTCAAAAGGCTTTATGAACTCGGGTACCTGGACGATGCGGCCGTCGCCCGGCGCTGGGTCCGCAGCATGGCGGCGGAGCGGCTGATGAGCAACCGCCGGATCGCGACCCGCCTCATCGACCGGGGACTGGCGCAGGACGTGGTCCGGGACGCCCTGGAGGAGGTCCGGCGGGAGCTGTCCGAGGCGGATGCGGTCCGGCAGATCCTTCGCAGGAAGGAAACCCGGGCGGCACTGCGGGCCGGGACAAAAGAACGTGAGAAAATCATCCGCCGTTTGATGGGACAGGGTTTCCCCCCCGAGGCGGTCTTCGACAACATCAGAGAAATCGGAAGCAAGGAGGAAGACATTCCATGA
- the recA gene encoding recombinase RecA, which yields MTSDFNREKAVDLAISQIERQFGKGAIMRLGGGEPPADVPAIPTGSLSLDIALGVGGVPRGRIIEIFGPESGGKTTLALHIVAEAQKQNGLAAFIDAEHALDVVYARKIGVNTDDLLISQPDTGEQALEIAETLVRSGALDVLVVDSVAALVPKAELEGDMGDAQMGLQARLMSQALRKLTGSISKSKTTVIFINQLRMKIGVFFGNPETTTGGNALKFYASQRLDIRKVTSIKDGQDVIGMRTKVKVVKNKVAPPFRETEFDILFGVGISREGDLLDLAAESSVVEKSGAWYSFKGERLGQGRENTRNMLKDNPALLREIEDLVKEKFGIKTGSKASGSAEKGEKPAGKAEKPHRT from the coding sequence ATGACATCGGACTTCAATCGGGAGAAAGCGGTGGACCTGGCCATCAGCCAGATCGAGCGTCAGTTCGGGAAGGGCGCGATCATGCGCCTCGGCGGCGGCGAGCCTCCGGCGGATGTGCCGGCCATCCCCACGGGGTCCCTGAGCCTGGACATCGCCCTGGGTGTCGGCGGCGTCCCGCGGGGGCGGATCATCGAGATCTTCGGCCCCGAATCGGGCGGCAAAACGACCCTGGCCCTCCACATCGTCGCGGAGGCCCAGAAGCAGAACGGGCTGGCCGCCTTCATCGACGCCGAGCACGCCCTGGACGTCGTCTATGCCCGGAAGATCGGCGTCAACACCGACGACCTGCTCATCTCCCAGCCCGATACGGGGGAGCAGGCCCTGGAGATCGCCGAGACCCTCGTCCGCAGCGGCGCCCTCGACGTCCTGGTGGTGGACTCCGTGGCGGCCCTCGTGCCCAAGGCGGAGCTGGAAGGGGACATGGGGGACGCCCAGATGGGCCTCCAGGCCCGCCTGATGTCCCAGGCCCTGCGCAAGCTGACGGGAAGCATCAGCAAGTCGAAGACGACGGTCATCTTCATCAACCAGCTCCGGATGAAGATCGGCGTCTTCTTCGGCAACCCCGAGACGACGACCGGCGGAAACGCCCTGAAATTCTATGCTTCCCAGCGGCTCGACATCCGGAAGGTCACGTCCATCAAGGACGGCCAGGACGTGATCGGCATGCGGACCAAGGTGAAGGTGGTCAAGAACAAGGTGGCCCCGCCGTTCCGGGAGACCGAGTTCGATATCCTCTTCGGCGTGGGCATCTCCAGGGAGGGCGACCTCCTCGACCTGGCCGCGGAGAGCAGCGTCGTTGAGAAGAGCGGTGCATGGTACTCCTTCAAGGGGGAGCGCCTGGGCCAGGGCCGCGAGAACACGCGGAACATGCTGAAGGACAATCCCGCCCTTCTCCGCGAGATTGAAGACCTCGTGAAGGAGAAATTCGGGATCAAGACCGGTTCGAAGGCATCCGGTTCCGCGGAGAAGGGTGAGAAACCCGCCGGGAAAGCCGAAAAACCGCATCGGACATGA
- the thpR gene encoding RNA 2',3'-cyclic phosphodiesterase, translating to MPDGKSIRAFLAIDPPEEVLRQIGSHQERLKRKIQGTISWVRPRGIHLTLKFFGDIAPADVERISRIVEPLAMGTSPLRIEVRKMGVFPGSSRPRVLWMGMEGDIHPLIVLQKSIEAALEAEGFPREDRPFRPHLTLGRIKTPRGLAGLAGAMEEAAEWTAGGFVARDLCLFQSDLLPQGAVYTKLASWPFGKERRRDDS from the coding sequence ATGCCTGACGGAAAGAGCATCCGGGCCTTCCTGGCCATCGACCCTCCGGAGGAGGTCCTCCGGCAGATCGGCAGCCACCAGGAGCGCCTGAAACGAAAGATCCAGGGAACGATTTCCTGGGTACGCCCCCGGGGGATCCACCTGACCCTGAAGTTCTTCGGGGATATCGCACCGGCCGACGTGGAACGGATCTCCCGGATCGTGGAGCCCCTCGCCATGGGGACGTCTCCGCTCCGCATCGAGGTCCGGAAAATGGGCGTGTTCCCCGGCTCCAGCCGACCCCGGGTCCTCTGGATGGGAATGGAGGGGGATATCCACCCACTGATCGTACTCCAGAAGTCCATCGAGGCGGCCCTGGAAGCGGAGGGATTCCCCCGGGAGGACCGCCCGTTCCGTCCCCACCTGACCCTGGGACGGATCAAGACGCCCCGGGGACTCGCCGGGCTGGCCGGGGCGATGGAGGAGGCAGCGGAGTGGACGGCGGGAGGGTTTGTTGCCCGGGATCTGTGCCTCTTCCAGAGCGACCTCTTGCCCCAGGGAGCCGTCTATACGAAACTCGCCTCCTGGCCCTTCGGGAAGGAACGGCGGCGGGACGATTCCTGA
- a CDS encoding competence/damage-inducible protein A produces MKIAILTIGNELTGGRIQDANAALIARTARSRGWQVPVMMSVGDSFEAIGGALNHVLSLADAVIITGGLGPTADDITTAAVAQAFGLGLYTDEAVLAHIRGIFERYRLKWTENNAKQAVFPAGAEVIPNPTGTAAGFAVRTDGKIVAVIPGVPAEVQRMLPEGVLPLLARAFPGDTPFIRTKTLKSFGLSEAAVDEALADLDFAAHGVDVGFYPNFPENHIVLTIRHSREEEAEKILREATREVESRLARHIFARDDETLEGVVGAFLTEQKKTLAVAESCTGGLIADRLTDVPGSSVCFERGLVTYSNEAKRDLLGVPEDVLLRHGAVSEETARLMAEGVRRISGTDLGLASTGIAGPSGGTEEKPVGTVFIALSDGRETRCRRFCFRWPRRRNKVMTAQTALILLLRYLKGEPDDA; encoded by the coding sequence ATGAAGATCGCGATACTGACCATTGGCAACGAACTGACAGGAGGACGGATCCAGGACGCCAACGCGGCCCTCATCGCCCGGACCGCCCGGTCCCGGGGCTGGCAGGTCCCGGTCATGATGAGCGTGGGCGACAGCTTCGAGGCGATCGGGGGCGCCCTGAACCACGTGCTCTCCCTGGCCGATGCCGTGATCATCACCGGCGGGCTGGGCCCCACGGCGGACGACATCACGACGGCGGCCGTGGCACAGGCCTTCGGCCTCGGCCTGTACACCGACGAGGCGGTCCTGGCCCATATCCGGGGCATTTTCGAGAGATACCGCCTCAAATGGACCGAAAACAACGCGAAGCAGGCCGTATTTCCCGCCGGGGCGGAGGTGATCCCGAATCCGACGGGGACGGCCGCCGGGTTTGCCGTCCGGACGGACGGGAAGATCGTGGCCGTGATCCCGGGCGTCCCCGCGGAAGTGCAGCGGATGCTCCCGGAGGGAGTCCTGCCCCTCCTCGCCCGGGCCTTTCCCGGCGACACTCCCTTCATCAGGACCAAAACCCTCAAGTCCTTCGGCCTCTCGGAGGCGGCGGTGGACGAGGCCCTGGCCGACCTGGACTTTGCGGCCCACGGGGTCGATGTGGGCTTCTACCCGAACTTCCCCGAGAACCACATCGTACTGACCATCCGGCACAGCCGGGAGGAGGAAGCGGAAAAAATCCTGAGGGAGGCCACGCGGGAGGTCGAGAGCCGCCTCGCCCGGCACATCTTCGCCCGGGACGACGAGACCCTCGAAGGGGTCGTCGGCGCTTTCCTGACAGAACAGAAGAAGACCCTCGCCGTGGCAGAGTCCTGCACGGGCGGGCTGATCGCCGACCGTCTCACCGACGTCCCCGGCAGCTCCGTCTGCTTCGAGCGCGGCCTTGTGACCTACAGCAACGAGGCCAAGCGGGACCTCCTGGGGGTGCCGGAAGACGTCCTCCTCAGGCACGGCGCCGTGAGCGAGGAAACGGCACGCCTCATGGCGGAAGGGGTGCGGCGAATCTCGGGAACGGACCTGGGACTCGCCTCCACGGGCATTGCCGGCCCCTCGGGGGGAACGGAGGAAAAGCCGGTGGGAACGGTCTTCATCGCCCTCTCCGACGGCCGGGAGACCCGTTGCCGCCGCTTCTGCTTCCGCTGGCCTCGCCGCCGGAACAAGGTCATGACGGCCCAGACGGCCCTGATTCTCCTCCTGCGCTACCTGAAGGGGGAGCCGGACGATGCCTGA
- a CDS encoding phosphatidylglycerophosphatase A, producing MQTHPVSPEGGFLVEKLIKAAATGLGLGHVPVAPGTAGTLLGIPLFLLFSPLSPPVYLAVLLGCTGAAFWITGRAERIFQEKDSQKIVLDEVVGFLWTMSFISPTPSHLAAGFLLFRLLDIVKPFPAGFLQRKAPGGYGVVLDDVAAGIYGSILLHLAIRVFGF from the coding sequence GTGCAGACCCATCCTGTTTCCCCTGAAGGCGGATTTCTGGTCGAGAAACTGATCAAGGCAGCGGCGACGGGCCTCGGCCTGGGACATGTCCCGGTTGCTCCCGGAACGGCGGGGACCCTTCTGGGCATTCCCCTGTTCCTGCTCTTTTCTCCCCTGTCCCCACCGGTATACCTGGCGGTCCTCCTCGGCTGCACCGGGGCGGCGTTCTGGATCACCGGACGGGCGGAGAGGATCTTCCAGGAGAAGGATTCCCAGAAGATCGTCCTCGACGAAGTCGTCGGTTTCCTGTGGACCATGAGCTTCATTTCCCCCACGCCGTCCCACCTGGCGGCGGGATTTTTGCTCTTCCGCCTTCTGGATATTGTCAAACCCTTTCCCGCCGGTTTCCTTCAGCGGAAGGCACCCGGCGGCTATGGAGTCGTCCTGGACGACGTGGCGGCGGGAATCTACGGAAGCATCCTCCTTCACCTGGCGATCCGGGTGTTCGGGTTTTAG